From a region of the Impatiens glandulifera chromosome 4, dImpGla2.1, whole genome shotgun sequence genome:
- the LOC124934307 gene encoding protein TIFY 6B: protein MERDFMGLKKDAAAAAAAAAVKEEAAEGCKDFSRVSGMPWPLSSKVSALHSFMPFKASYEERTPKLMPETVVSQGFIPVSAPDAFETNQKRIYTEIQHNNNSLNFSRDAKMLSAAQRPISFASGNSFFGSQFVGNSFKQQLLGGSPVASPHPVPSPGSVVGTTHSRFAPKNSAGPPQLTIFYAGTVNVFDEISPEKAQAIMLLAGNGNGNGNVSSMISSQPRAQVQMMCPASKPNLLPISTPPSSALSSPLSVSSHPANNPSGSGSATNDEMTVNLAKNTDSPRIVASVGPLAAMATLMPNAVPQARKASLARFLEKRKERVMNAAAPYYISKKDS from the exons ATGGAACGTGATTTCATGGGACTAAAGAAGGACGCCGCCgccgctgctgctgctgctgccgtGAAAGAAGAAGCCGCTGAAGGATGCAAAG ATTTCTCTAGAGTGTCAGGAATGCCATGGCCTTTATCTAGCAAGGTTTCAGCTCTACATAGTTTTATGCCTTTTAAGGCTTCTTATGAAGAGAGGACACCAAAACTCATGCCAGAAACTGTTGTCTCTCAAGGATTCATCCCTGTATCAGCTCCAGATGCATTTGAGACCAATCAAAAACGTATTTATACTGAAATTcag CACAATAATAATTCATTGAATTTCTCTCGGGATGCAAAGATGCTTTCAGCTGCCCAACGTCCAATTTCATTTGCCTCTGGAAATTCATTCTTCGGTTCTCAATTTGTTGGCAATTCTTTCAAGCAACAACTACTAGGAGGATCCCCTGTTGCTTCCCCACATCCAGTTCCTTCTCCCGGTTCTGTCGTAGGAACAACTCATTCACG GTTTGCTCCCAAGAATTCTGCTGGCCCTCCTCAATTGACCATCTTTTATGCAGGGACTGTTAATGTATTTGATGAAATCTCACCCGAGAAG GCTCAGGCTATTATGTTGTTGGCGGGCAATGGCAATGGAAATGGCAATGTATCTTCGATGATATCATCACAACCGAGAGCTCAAGTTCAGATGATGTGTCCAGCCTCAAAACCAAACCTGCTTCCAATTAGTACACCACCATCCTCTGCTCTCTCAAGCCCCTTATCTGTTTCATCTCATCCAGCTAATAATCCATCAGGTAGTGGTTCAGCTACAAATGACGAAATGACTGTCAATCTTGCTAAGAATACTGATTCGCCAAGAATAGTTGCTTCTGTTGGTCCTCTTGCTGCAATGGCCACCTTGATGCCCAATG CTGTTCCTCAGGCGCGTAAAGCATCACTGGCCCGTTTCCTGGAGAAGCGCAAAGAAAG GGTGATGAACGCAGCAGCGCCATACTACATAAGCAAGAAGGATTCGTGA
- the LOC124933650 gene encoding cysteine protease ATG4-like produces the protein MKGFDEQDFSSNHPSIPCTDLRNTPLEDSACTEPESSSSTSKLSKSNLWSGFFLPTFSITDAFGENRGDRKKSSSSPRNNGWNATVKRFLTRNSMWRIQERVLGLSKNSLSVSAGDIWLLGVCYKISQEDLSGDPTSSDGFLAFVEDLSSRILFTYRKGFSAIGDSKYSSDVNWGCMLRSSQMLVAQALIVHRSGRSWRRSFDKPNDKDYIEILQFFSDSQQSFFSIHNLLQAGNAYGLAAGSWVGPYAMCRTWESLARSRIAEDESEIKPLPMTVYVVSGDEDGERGGAPVVCIEDASRNCVEFSKGKDEFTPILLLVPLVLGLDKINPRYIPLLAATFTFPQSLGILGGRPGASTYIIGVQDDKAFYLDPHEAQGVVEITTDNLEADTSSYHCSVVRHTSLDSLDPSLAIGFYCRDKDEFDDFCLRATKLAEESKGAPLFTVALTRNMLKRTSHDEDEPADMAVPEDETNDSTQEDDWQIL, from the exons ATGAAGGGGTTCGATGAGCAGGACTTTTCATCAAATCATCCTTCAATACCTTGTACTGATTTGAGGAATACTCCTTTGGAGGACTCTGCTTGCACGGAGCCAGAATCTAGTTCTAGTACTAGTAAGTTGTCAAAAAGTAACTTATGGTCGGGTTTCTTTCTGCCAACTTTCTCCATCACTGATGCATTTGGTGAGAACCGAGGTGATAGAAAGAAGTCTTCTTCAAGTCCCAGAAACAATGGTTGGAATGCGACTGTGAAGAGGTTCTTGACTCGAAACTCAATGTGGAGAATCCAAGAGCGTGTCCTAGGTCTGAGTAAGAATAGCCTTTCCGTTTCAGCTGGTGACATATGGCTTCTTGGAGTCTGCTATAAAATTTCCCAGGAAGATTTGTCCGGTGATCCAACCAGCAGTGATGGATTCCTTGCTTTTGTTGAAGATCTCTCTTCTAGGATTTTGTTTACCTACCGTAAAG GATTTTCTGCTATTGGAGATTCAAAATATAGCAGTGATGTGAATTGGGGTTGCATGCTCCGTAGCAGTCAAATGCTTGTTGCACAG GCATTAATTGTTCATCGGTCAGGGAGGTCATGGAGAAGAAGTTTTGACAAG CCAAATGATAAAGACTATATTGAGATACTGCAGTTTTTTAGTGACTCTCAGCAGTCATTTTTCTCCATTCATAACCTTCTTCAAGCTGGTAACGCATATGGCCTAGCTGCTGGATCATGGGTTGGCCCATATGCCATGTGTCGTACATGGGAATCGCTAGCTCGCTCTAGGATAGCCGAGGATGAAAGTGAAATCAAGCCATTGCCCATGACTGTTTATGTTGTTTCTGGCGATGAAGATGGAGAAAGGGGTGGAGCTCCGGTTGTTTGTATAGAAGATGCTTCACGGAATTGTGTTGAGTTTTCGAAAGGAAAGGATGAATTTACTCCAATCCTTTTGCTAGTTCCACTGGTTCTTGGACTTGACAAGATCAACCCCAG GTACATTCCTTTATTGGCGGCAACGTTTACCTTTCCTCAGAGTCTTGGGATTTTGGGTGGTAGACCGGGTGCTTCAACATACATTATTGGAGTGCAGGATGATAAAGCTTTCTACCTTGATCCACATGAAGCTCAAGGG GTGGTTGAGATCACAACTGACAATCTAGAGGCCGACACCTCATCTTATCACTGCAG TGTTGTGCGTCACACGTCCCTTGATTCACTCGATCCTTCGCTGGCAATTGGGTTCTATTGTAGAGACAAAG ATGAATTTGACGATTTCTGTCTCCGGGCAACAAAACTTGCTGAGGAATCGAAAGGAGCTCCACTATTTACAGTTGCACTAACTCGAAACATGCTGAAGAGAACAAGCCACGACGAGGATGAGCCTGCAGACATGGCTGTCCCCGAAGACGAGACCAACGACAGCACACAAGAAGATGACTGGCAAATCCTCTAA
- the LOC124933649 gene encoding endoglucanase 8-like, with amino-acid sequence MAPKASLSPTTTTFILLLISLLSFNLTHSVTAVQNYADALRKSILFFEGQRSGKLPPDQRLRWRGDSALRDGYTSGVDLTGGYYDAGDNVKFGFPMAFTTTMLSWSVIDFGRNMGAELGNALKAVRWGTDYLLKATAIPNVIFVQVGDPYSDHNCWERPEDMDTLRTAYKIDVNNPGSDVAGEMAAALAAASIVFRSRDPDYSRLLLNRAVKVFEFADRHRGAYSNSLYHWVCPFYCDFNGYEDELLWGAAWLHKASRQRRYREYIVNNEIILRAGDTINEFGWDNKHAGINILISKEVVMGRADDLRSFQNNANSFICSVLPGISRPEIQYSPGGLIFKAGGSNMQHVTSLSFLLLAYSNYLSHAKSVVPCGQLTATPAMLKQLAKRQVDYILGDNPIRMSYMVGYGARYPQRIHHRASSLPSIRAHPDKIACKQGSTYFLSPNPNPNLLIGAVVGGPNISDSYPDSRPYFEESEPTTYINAPLLGLLAYFQTHY; translated from the exons ATGGCGCCAAAAGCTTCCCTTTCTCCGACCACCACCACCTTCATACTTCTTCTCATCTCTTTACTATCCTTCAATCTCACTCATTCCGTCACCGCCGTCCAAAACTACGCCGACGCGCTTCGAAAAAGCATACTCTTCTTCGAAGGCCAACGATCGGGCAAGCTCCCGCCGGATCAACGTCTCCGTTGGCGAGGCGATTCCGCCTTGCGTGACGGTTACACTTCAGGA GTGGATCTCACAGGTGGCTATTACGACGCGGGCGATAATGTGAAGTTCGGATTTCCAATGGCGTTTACGACGACAATGCTATCGTGGAGCGTGATCGATTTCGGTAGGAATATGGGAGCAGAGTTAGGTAATGCGTTGAAGGCGGTGAGATGGGGGACGGACTATCTTCTAAAGGCGACCGCGATTCCAAACGTGATTTTCGTTCAGGTTGGAGATCCGTATTCGGATCATAACTGTTGGGAGAGACCGGAGGATATGGACACACTTAGAACAGCTTACAAGATAGACGTCAACAATCCTGGATCTGACGTTGCAGGTGAGATGGCAGCCGCGTTAGCGGCTGCGTCCATCGTGTTTCGATCTCGTGACCCTGATTACTCCAGACTCCTCCTCAATCGTGCCGTTAAA GTGTTTGAGTTTGCTGATAGGCATCGAGGGGCGTACAGTAACAGTCTATACCATTGGGTCTGCCCTTTTTACTGTGATTTCAATGGTTACGAG GATGAATTGCTTTGGGGAGCAGCATGGTTACACAAGGCATCAAGACAAAGGAGATACAGAGAATACATAGTGAATAACGAGATCATTCTTAGAGCTGGCGATACAATTAACGAATTCGGTTGGGATAATAAGCATGCCGGCATTAATATCCTGATTTCCAAG GAAGTTGTGATGGGAAGAGCAGATGACCTAAGATCATTTCAGAACAATGCAAATAGCTTCATTTGCTCAGTGTTGCCTGGAATTTCTCGACCTGAAATCCAATACTCTCCAG GTGGGTTGATCTTCAAGGCTGGGGGAAGTAACATGCAGCATGTAACATCACTATCATTCCTACTACTAGCCTACTCAAATTATCTTAGTCACGCGAAAAGCGTTGTGCCATGTGGGCAATTAACCGCAACCCCTGCTATGCTCAAACAATTGGCCAAGCGTCAG GTTGACTACATTCTAGGAGATAATCCAATAAGAATGTCTTACATGGTAGGGTATGGTGCACGTTACCCACAGAGGATACACCATAGAGCCAGCTCTCTCCCATCAATCCGAGCCCATCCAGACAAAATAGCCTGCAAACAAGGCTCAACCTATTTCCTAAGCCCAAACCCTAATCCCAATCTCCTCATCGGCGCAGTCGTCGGAGGCCCTAACATCTCTGATTCCTACCCGGACTCCAGGCCTTACTTTGAAGAATCTGAGCCCACAACTTATATCAATGCTCCCTTATTGGGCCTCCTCGCCTACTTCCAGACCCATTACTAA